A region of Shinella zoogloeoides DNA encodes the following proteins:
- a CDS encoding conjugal transfer protein TrbD gives MAESFSGLQRNRIHRALSRPNLLMGADRELVLITGLAAVILIFVVLTVYSALFGIAVWVVIVGILRMMAKADPMMRKVYIRHVSYRHTYKATTSPWRRY, from the coding sequence ATGGCTGAGTCCTTTTCCGGCCTGCAGCGCAATCGCATTCATCGCGCCCTGTCCCGGCCGAACCTTCTGATGGGTGCGGACCGGGAGCTGGTGCTGATCACCGGGCTCGCGGCCGTCATCCTGATTTTCGTCGTCCTGACGGTCTATTCGGCGCTGTTCGGCATCGCCGTCTGGGTCGTCATCGTCGGAATCCTGCGCATGATGGCCAAGGCTGACCCGATGATGCGGAAGGTCTATATCCGCCATGTCTCCTACAGGCACACCTACAAGGCGACGACCTCGCCCTGGCGCCGGTACTAG
- a CDS encoding TrbC/VirB2 family protein produces the protein MQRNRNPFTLGCFIAIGAMVLATPALAGSGGGGLPWEGPLEQIQESITGPVAGYIALAAVAIAGGMLIFGGELNDFARRLVYVVLVAGLLLGATQIVGLFGATGASIGPIEACLDVSPVSGGGEGAHG, from the coding sequence ATGCAGCGTAACCGGAACCCCTTTACCCTTGGCTGCTTCATCGCAATCGGCGCGATGGTGCTCGCTACGCCGGCACTTGCCGGCTCCGGCGGCGGTGGCCTGCCCTGGGAGGGACCGCTCGAACAGATTCAGGAATCGATCACTGGACCTGTCGCCGGCTATATCGCTCTCGCCGCGGTCGCCATCGCCGGAGGTATGCTGATCTTCGGCGGCGAGTTGAACGATTTCGCGCGGCGGCTGGTGTACGTCGTCCTCGTTGCCGGCCTTCTTCTCGGGGCGACACAGATCGTCGGCCTGTTCGGAGCGACCGGCGCCTCGATCGGACCAATCGAGGCTTGTTTGGACGTGAGCCCGGTTTCCGGAGGAGGGGAGGGGGCTCATGGCTGA
- the trbB gene encoding P-type conjugative transfer ATPase TrbB has protein sequence MTSHHHHSLPRLISKLENALGDHLCIALDDPSVVEIMLNPDGKLFIERLGHGIAAAGEMTRAAAETVIGSVAHVLKSEVDEDNPIVSGELPIGGHRFEGLLPPVVVGPSFTIRRRASQLIPLDDYIRSKTMTPMQASVIRNAVESKLNIVVAGGTGSGKTTLTNAILAEIVEHAPEDRLVILEDTAEIQCAAVNAVCLHTSDTVDMSRLLKSTMRLRPDRIIVGEVRDGAALTLLKAWNTGHPGGIATIHANSARSALQRLEQLTAEASQQPMQAVIGDAVDLIIFIERVPKGRRVTEILHVSRFAGGQYHTEPYAEEERDAA, from the coding sequence ATGACGTCCCATCACCACCACTCGCTTCCCCGCCTGATCTCCAAGCTGGAAAACGCGCTCGGCGACCATCTCTGCATCGCTCTCGATGATCCGAGTGTCGTCGAAATCATGCTCAACCCGGATGGAAAGCTCTTCATCGAGCGCCTCGGCCACGGCATCGCCGCCGCCGGCGAGATGACGCGCGCTGCCGCCGAGACGGTCATCGGGAGTGTTGCGCATGTCCTGAAATCGGAAGTGGACGAGGACAACCCTATTGTCTCGGGCGAGCTTCCCATCGGTGGGCACCGTTTCGAGGGGCTATTGCCGCCGGTGGTGGTGGGACCATCCTTCACCATCCGCCGGCGCGCATCGCAGCTCATCCCACTGGATGACTACATCCGGTCGAAGACCATGACGCCGATGCAGGCGTCGGTGATCCGGAATGCCGTCGAGTCGAAGCTCAACATCGTGGTGGCGGGCGGAACCGGCTCGGGCAAGACGACGCTGACGAACGCGATCCTTGCGGAGATCGTCGAGCATGCGCCCGAAGATCGGCTCGTCATTCTCGAAGACACGGCCGAGATTCAATGCGCGGCGGTGAACGCCGTGTGCCTGCACACCAGCGATACCGTCGATATGTCGCGTTTGCTGAAGAGCACAATGCGCCTCCGACCGGATCGCATCATCGTCGGCGAGGTGCGTGACGGCGCGGCGCTGACATTGCTGAAGGCGTGGAACACCGGACATCCGGGCGGCATCGCCACGATACACGCTAATTCGGCGCGTTCGGCGCTGCAACGCCTGGAGCAGCTCACGGCCGAAGCCAGCCAGCAGCCGATGCAAGCCGTCATCGGCGATGCGGTCGACCTCATCATCTTCATCGAGCGCGTCCCGAAAGGCAGGCGCGTGACGGAAATCCTTCATGTCAGCCGCTTCGCCGGCGGCCAATACCACACCGAACCATATGCAGAGGAAGAGCGCGATGCAGCGTAA
- the traI gene encoding acyl-homoserine-lactone synthase TraI, whose product MRVTAIAKARTASEMKILDDMHRLRARIFQGRLSWNVRCTDGREYDEFDDLAPTYIIALSNRDAVIGCARLLPAVGTTMLGAVFPQLLRRGQLPAHPRMIESSRFCVDTACEEGRADGSLHGATLTMFAGIVEWCLTNGYNEIATATDVRFERILKRAGWPMQRLGDPSMINETRSVAGILPADAASFKRLRPAGYHSAIPTLGKKAA is encoded by the coding sequence ATGCGAGTCACTGCTATTGCGAAGGCCCGAACCGCCTCAGAAATGAAGATCCTCGACGACATGCACCGTCTCAGGGCGCGCATTTTCCAGGGTCGCCTGTCCTGGAATGTCCGCTGCACCGACGGCCGCGAGTATGACGAGTTCGATGATCTGGCGCCGACCTACATCATCGCGCTCTCCAACCGCGATGCGGTCATAGGCTGCGCGCGTCTCCTGCCCGCGGTCGGAACGACGATGCTTGGTGCCGTCTTTCCGCAGCTTCTCAGGCGCGGCCAGCTCCCCGCTCATCCCCGGATGATCGAAAGTTCCCGGTTCTGCGTCGACACCGCATGCGAGGAGGGGAGGGCCGACGGTTCTCTGCATGGCGCGACGCTCACCATGTTCGCCGGCATCGTCGAGTGGTGCCTGACGAATGGCTACAACGAGATCGCGACCGCGACGGACGTGCGCTTCGAGCGCATCCTGAAACGTGCTGGCTGGCCGATGCAGCGTCTCGGCGATCCGAGCATGATCAACGAGACGCGCAGCGTCGCCGGGATCCTCCCCGCCGATGCCGCGAGCTTCAAGCGTTTGCGCCCTGCCGGTTATCACTCGGCGATCCCCACCCTCGGTAAGAAGGCGGCTTGA
- the repA gene encoding plasmid partitioning protein RepA, which produces MLRLEQYPPNAEKGLRLFSLSEVAEFLGVTQNHIKKLHLDGKGPQPQVSSSGRRSYTAEQMLELRQFLDKYGRSDFKKYVPHRRKGEGLQVISVVNFKGGSGKTTTTAHLAQYLALTGHRVLAIDLDPQASLTALHGIQPELDKNPSLFEALRYDKQRRSITEIIQSTNFPGLDIVPANLELQEYEYETPLAASNKNSPEGRMFFTRISQALKEVDDKYDVVVIDCPPQLGYLTLTALTASTSVLITVHPQMLDIMSMSQFLLMLGGILQSIKSAGAKVRLKWFRYLVTRYEPTDGPQAQMVGFMQAMFNRRMLSNQMLKSTAVSDAGITKQTLYEVDRNQFIRSTYDRAIESLNAVNSEITSLVHQAWGRK; this is translated from the coding sequence ATGCTGCGCCTCGAACAGTATCCACCGAATGCCGAGAAGGGGCTCCGCCTTTTCTCTTTGTCCGAGGTCGCCGAGTTCCTTGGTGTGACCCAGAACCATATCAAGAAGTTGCACCTTGACGGAAAGGGGCCGCAGCCTCAAGTCTCTTCATCGGGCCGGCGTTCATACACAGCTGAGCAGATGCTCGAGCTTCGGCAGTTTCTGGATAAGTATGGTCGCAGCGACTTCAAGAAGTACGTTCCCCATCGACGCAAGGGTGAGGGTCTCCAGGTCATCTCTGTTGTGAATTTCAAGGGGGGTAGTGGGAAGACAACGACGACTGCCCATCTGGCCCAATACCTTGCTTTGACGGGGCATCGTGTCCTTGCAATTGATCTCGACCCCCAGGCTTCCCTCACGGCTCTGCATGGTATTCAGCCCGAGTTGGACAAGAACCCGTCCTTGTTCGAGGCGCTCCGCTACGACAAGCAGCGCCGCTCGATCACAGAGATTATCCAAAGCACGAATTTTCCGGGTCTGGACATTGTCCCGGCCAATCTTGAGCTGCAGGAATACGAGTACGAAACACCGTTAGCCGCATCGAACAAGAATTCTCCTGAAGGCAGGATGTTCTTCACGCGCATTAGTCAGGCGCTGAAAGAAGTAGACGACAAGTACGACGTCGTGGTGATCGATTGCCCTCCGCAACTCGGCTATCTCACGCTGACGGCGCTTACTGCGTCGACGTCGGTTCTGATCACAGTGCATCCGCAGATGTTGGACATCATGTCGATGAGCCAGTTCTTGCTGATGCTTGGGGGGATACTCCAGTCCATCAAGAGCGCTGGGGCAAAGGTGCGCCTTAAATGGTTCAGATATCTCGTCACACGGTATGAGCCGACTGATGGGCCTCAAGCCCAGATGGTTGGCTTCATGCAAGCGATGTTCAATCGACGAATGCTCAGCAATCAAATGCTCAAGTCTACGGCGGTTTCCGATGCCGGGATCACGAAACAGACGCTCTACGAGGTGGACCGGAACCAGTTCATTCGTTCGACCTATGACCGCGCCATAGAGTCGTTGAACGCGGTGAATAGCGAGATCACTTCTTTGGTACATCAGGCGTGGGGGCGGAAGTAG
- the repB gene encoding plasmid partitioning protein RepB gives MARKHLLSNIGGMRPEEASVAAPSEARAEYARRGASRSMMQSLDEMAENSIRFLEGESIVQLDPDSLDPSPFRDRIGEDDEQYQALRNAIKRAGQSSPILVRPNPEVEGRHIIVFGHRRTKVAKELGTTVRAIIKPLEEINYVISQGQENTARAGLTFIEKSLFAKTLQTAGISKEDIKTALTVDDTLLSRMLAVAEQIPGEVLEAIGAARGIGRDRWEHLKKIVLHPTKAAEAVSLIGEGLLDDVPIEERFSAVVDALSKKKQKKPASSRPTERTWALAENAVKVATKDAGRSFTIAVKSKDASGFGAYLSDNLERLYREFQERSET, from the coding sequence ATGGCTAGAAAGCATCTCCTCTCCAATATTGGCGGCATGCGCCCTGAAGAGGCATCGGTCGCTGCACCATCTGAAGCGCGAGCAGAATATGCGCGGCGCGGTGCATCGCGGTCTATGATGCAGTCACTCGACGAGATGGCTGAGAACTCGATCCGCTTCCTCGAGGGAGAATCCATCGTCCAGCTCGATCCGGACTCGCTTGATCCGTCACCGTTTCGCGATCGTATTGGCGAAGATGATGAGCAGTATCAGGCGCTCCGGAACGCGATCAAAAGGGCTGGCCAGTCGTCCCCAATTCTCGTTAGGCCAAACCCCGAAGTCGAAGGTCGACACATCATCGTCTTTGGACACCGTCGAACGAAGGTTGCGAAGGAACTTGGGACGACCGTAAGGGCGATAATTAAGCCGTTGGAGGAGATCAACTACGTTATCTCCCAAGGGCAAGAGAACACGGCACGCGCCGGGCTGACGTTCATCGAGAAGTCTCTTTTCGCGAAGACGCTTCAGACCGCAGGCATTTCAAAAGAAGACATCAAAACAGCCCTGACGGTCGACGACACCCTTCTGTCGCGCATGCTCGCTGTAGCAGAACAAATTCCTGGGGAAGTTCTTGAGGCAATCGGCGCCGCACGAGGTATTGGCCGAGATCGCTGGGAACACCTCAAGAAGATCGTTCTTCATCCTACCAAGGCGGCCGAAGCTGTTTCCTTGATTGGAGAAGGGCTGCTCGACGATGTGCCGATCGAAGAGCGATTCTCCGCAGTCGTGGACGCACTGTCGAAAAAAAAGCAGAAGAAGCCGGCATCCAGCCGGCCGACAGAGCGGACCTGGGCATTGGCGGAAAACGCGGTGAAGGTCGCTACGAAAGATGCTGGTCGGTCGTTTACGATCGCCGTGAAATCAAAGGATGCTTCCGGATTTGGAGCATACCTTTCGGACAATCTGGAGCGTCTTTACAGGGAGTTCCAGGAGCGTAGCGAAACGTAG
- the repC gene encoding plasmid replication protein RepC, producing the protein MQVGNVTAPFGPRRMSIALVNRQVQAADIKAGKSIDKWKVFRDVSEARGLLGLQDRAITVLDALLSFYPKSDLSEEHGLVVFPSNEQLSHRAHGIAGTTLRRHLAVLVDAGIIFRRDSPNGKRYAHRAKGGEIEQAYGFSLAPLLARVEEFAILAQQVVEERRLLKRAKEALTICRRDVRKLITAAVEEGADGDWETIEAMFVALVGRIPRSPSRTEVDAILVEMGLLRDEVLNILNMQQKAEKMDSNAVQIGCHIQNSNPESLSELEPRSRKEQGAPLEKEPKRIVKPMGSLPLTMILRACPEITAYVPQGGAISGWRDLMSAAVVVRTMLGISPSAYQDACDTMGAENAATAVACILEREGHINSPGGYLRDLTRRAERGEFSLGPMIMALMRSGAGDERRSA; encoded by the coding sequence ATGCAAGTCGGAAATGTAACCGCGCCCTTTGGGCCGCGGCGGATGTCGATTGCGCTCGTGAATCGGCAGGTTCAAGCGGCTGATATCAAGGCAGGCAAGTCCATCGACAAGTGGAAGGTGTTCCGCGACGTGAGCGAGGCACGCGGACTACTCGGCCTTCAGGATCGCGCGATCACCGTTCTGGACGCGCTTTTGAGCTTCTACCCCAAAAGCGACCTTTCGGAGGAGCACGGCCTGGTGGTCTTCCCCTCTAACGAGCAGCTCTCCCATCGAGCCCACGGCATTGCCGGCACCACGTTGCGCCGTCATCTGGCAGTTCTTGTCGACGCAGGGATCATCTTCCGGCGCGATAGTCCGAACGGTAAGCGGTACGCTCACCGCGCGAAGGGCGGAGAGATCGAGCAAGCGTATGGCTTCAGCCTCGCGCCACTCCTGGCTCGTGTCGAGGAATTCGCGATTCTTGCCCAGCAGGTCGTAGAGGAACGCCGGTTGCTCAAGCGGGCGAAGGAAGCCCTTACGATTTGCCGCAGGGATGTTCGCAAGCTGATTACGGCCGCGGTCGAGGAGGGCGCGGATGGGGATTGGGAAACGATTGAGGCTATGTTTGTCGCACTTGTCGGACGGATTCCGCGCTCTCCAAGCCGTACTGAAGTCGATGCGATCCTCGTAGAAATGGGCCTTCTGCGCGATGAAGTGCTCAACATCCTGAATATGCAACAAAAAGCAGAAAAAATGGATAGCAATGCTGTCCAAATCGGATGCCACATACAGAATTCAAATCCCGAATCCCTTAGTGAACTTGAACCTCGCTCTCGAAAAGAGCAGGGGGCGCCGTTGGAGAAAGAACCGAAACGGATTGTCAAGCCGATGGGATCGCTCCCGTTGACTATGATCCTGCGTGCTTGCCCGGAAATCACCGCCTATGTGCCGCAAGGAGGAGCGATTTCCGGCTGGCGGGATCTAATGAGCGCCGCCGTTGTCGTGAGAACGATGCTCGGCATCAGCCCATCGGCCTATCAGGATGCGTGCGACACGATGGGGGCGGAAAACGCCGCGACAGCGGTTGCCTGCATCCTTGAAAGGGAAGGACACATCAATTCACCCGGTGGCTATCTACGGGATCTCACCAGACGAGCCGAACGGGGCGAATTCTCGCTCGGGCCGATGATCATGGCCCTAATGCGAAGCGGCGCCGGCGACGAGCGACGGTCTGCATAG
- the serA gene encoding phosphoglycerate dehydrogenase, producing the protein MTRELSLPRDRISVLLLEGISQTAVDYFSSSGYTNLIHLPKALDDKDLKSHIADAHIIGIRSRTQLTDEILESAKKLIAIGCFSVGTNQVDLDAARRRGIPVFNAPYSNTRSVAELVIGEIIMLTRQIFPRSASAHQGGWEKSAVGSREVRGKTLGIVGYGNIGSQLSALAESMGMVVRYFDLSDRLRRGNSESMASLGDLLEISDYVTMHVPETPSTHNMITETELRRMKKGAIFINNSRGTVVDLDALTKVLKDGHLAGAAVDVFPKEPASNNERFETPLQGLSNVILTPHIGGSTEEAQERIGGEVSRKLVEYSDIGSTMGAVNFPQVQLPERPNGTRFIHVHENRPGMLIQLNEIFSSRGLNIVAEFLQTHGDTGYVVIEAEGICAKADDILQALREIPGTIRARLVY; encoded by the coding sequence ATGACCCGCGAACTTTCACTTCCACGCGACCGAATTTCCGTGCTTCTGCTGGAAGGCATTAGCCAGACCGCCGTGGACTACTTTTCTTCCTCCGGCTACACCAATCTCATTCACTTGCCGAAGGCGCTCGACGACAAGGATCTTAAGAGCCACATCGCCGACGCCCACATCATCGGCATTCGCTCCCGCACTCAGCTGACGGACGAGATCCTCGAATCCGCGAAGAAGTTGATCGCGATTGGCTGTTTTTCCGTCGGTACGAACCAGGTCGATCTGGATGCAGCGCGGCGGCGCGGCATCCCGGTGTTCAATGCACCGTATTCGAACACGCGATCGGTGGCCGAGCTTGTGATCGGCGAGATTATTATGCTGACCCGGCAGATTTTTCCGCGCTCGGCTTCCGCGCATCAAGGAGGGTGGGAGAAGTCCGCTGTCGGCAGCCGGGAGGTCCGCGGCAAAACGCTCGGCATTGTCGGTTACGGCAATATCGGATCGCAGCTCAGCGCGCTTGCCGAAAGCATGGGCATGGTCGTGCGCTACTTCGATCTATCCGATCGGCTTCGTCGCGGCAACTCGGAGTCGATGGCTTCGCTGGGCGACCTTCTCGAAATCTCTGACTATGTGACGATGCACGTTCCCGAAACGCCCTCGACGCATAATATGATCACTGAAACGGAACTGCGCCGTATGAAGAAGGGCGCCATCTTCATCAACAATTCTCGCGGCACGGTGGTTGACCTCGATGCGCTTACGAAAGTCCTGAAAGACGGCCATCTCGCGGGTGCCGCCGTGGACGTGTTCCCTAAGGAGCCGGCATCGAACAACGAGCGTTTCGAGACGCCGTTGCAAGGCTTGAGCAATGTCATTCTGACGCCGCATATCGGCGGCTCCACTGAGGAAGCCCAAGAGCGTATTGGCGGGGAGGTTTCGAGGAAGCTGGTCGAATACTCCGACATCGGCTCAACGATGGGCGCCGTCAACTTTCCGCAGGTACAACTGCCCGAGCGCCCGAACGGCACGCGTTTCATTCACGTGCATGAAAACCGCCCCGGCATGCTCATCCAGCTCAACGAAATCTTCTCGTCACGGGGGCTGAACATCGTCGCTGAGTTCCTTCAGACCCATGGCGACACGGGCTACGTGGTGATCGAGGCGGAAGGAATTTGTGCAAAGGCCGACGACATCCTACAGGCCTTACGCGAAATTCCCGGAACGATACGAGCGCGATTGGTCTACTGA
- a CDS encoding tyrosine-type recombinase/integrase — MSTAVAATPTSPLPASAGLPAQLQDLTDRARGYVEAASSANTRKAYASDWKHFTAWCRRQSLSPLPPESQVVGLYITACASGTAERGMKANTVSTIERRLAAIGWNYAQRGAQKLDRKDRAIATVMAGIRNKHATPPRQKEAILPEDLIAMLETLERRTLRGMRDRAMLLLGFAGGLRRSEITGLDLGRDQTDDGRGWVEIFDKGALLTLRGKTGWREVEIGRGSSDATCPVAALEAWVKFARLAKGPLFRRVTGKGKDVGPDRLNDQEVARLVKKTALAAGVRGDLSEAERGQMFAGHSLRAGLASSAEVDERHVQKQLGHASAEMTRRYQRRRDRFRVNLTKAAGL, encoded by the coding sequence ATTTCCACCGCCGTCGCCGCAACACCCACCTCCCCTCTTCCGGCGAGCGCCGGCCTGCCGGCCCAGCTGCAGGATCTCACCGACCGCGCCCGCGGCTACGTCGAGGCCGCCAGCTCCGCCAACACGCGCAAAGCCTATGCGTCCGACTGGAAGCATTTTACCGCCTGGTGCCGGCGGCAGAGCCTGTCGCCTCTCCCCCCGGAATCGCAGGTCGTCGGGCTCTACATCACGGCCTGTGCTTCCGGGACGGCTGAGCGTGGGATGAAAGCGAACACAGTCTCGACTATTGAGCGGCGCCTTGCCGCCATCGGCTGGAACTATGCCCAGCGCGGCGCGCAAAAACTCGATCGCAAGGATCGCGCTATCGCCACCGTCATGGCCGGCATTCGCAACAAACACGCCACCCCGCCGCGCCAGAAAGAAGCGATCCTGCCGGAAGACCTGATCGCCATGCTCGAGACACTCGAGAGGAGAACCCTGCGTGGCATGCGCGATCGGGCGATGCTGCTCCTCGGCTTTGCCGGCGGCCTGCGCCGTTCGGAAATCACCGGACTCGACCTTGGGCGCGACCAGACGGACGACGGGCGCGGTTGGGTCGAAATCTTCGACAAAGGCGCGCTGCTGACGTTGCGTGGCAAGACAGGCTGGCGCGAAGTCGAGATCGGCCGCGGCTCTTCCGACGCGACCTGCCCCGTCGCCGCTTTAGAGGCCTGGGTAAAATTCGCGAGGCTCGCGAAAGGCCCCCTCTTCCGCCGCGTAACCGGGAAAGGCAAGGATGTCGGGCCGGACCGTCTGAACGACCAGGAGGTGGCACGCCTCGTCAAGAAAACCGCGCTGGCTGCTGGCGTGCGCGGCGATCTCTCCGAGGCTGAGCGCGGCCAGATGTTTGCCGGCCATTCGCTGCGCGCCGGCCTCGCCTCCTCGGCGGAGGTCGACGAGCGCCACGTGCAAAAACAGCTCGGCCATGCCTCGGCAGAAATGACCCGCCGCTACCAGCGCCGGCGCGACCGGTTCCGCGTCAACCTCACCAAGGCCGCGGGGCTCTGA
- a CDS encoding Mu transposase C-terminal domain-containing protein — protein sequence MDRNEANEREWQTALARAAVLRRLPQRPSRDEIADAMAELGVGRTTLFRWLKSFREDERIAVLIERKPGRRPGIDAFEPELKVLVDEAIRTFYATPERPSLTRLWKRIVAECRHSGLTPPAIRRLKAYLKTYDAEALMRRREGKARTEAQFLALPGEFSAQHPLQIVQIDHTKVDVTVVDPIERQPIGRPILTIAIDVCTRMVLGFYLSLEAPSVTSVALCLTHAIIDKTRWLQDRGIPLKWPASGLPECIHVDNGAEFHARAFKRGCDDHNIVVSYRPPGTPRFGGHVERLIGTMMGAVHLLPGTHFSNVLERGDYDPEVRAVMTMRELEAWLALEIIAYHTDLHRGIGRPPVAAWNEAVSARPVRQVRDPLAFLIDFLPFEPRVLRRTGIHIHNICYWSDGFAPWIGRCDDKVLVKYDPRDLHQVFVKLDGNYLMAPTRNPGRPAITLWEQKAALRVQRARGRSEIDEETIFQTIAAQRALVDHATRETLQTRRLRARRAHLLAKPALPASAPADEPVIALPHFPVEVWE from the coding sequence ATGGATCGCAACGAGGCCAATGAGCGGGAATGGCAGACGGCGCTTGCACGAGCCGCTGTGCTACGCCGCTTGCCGCAACGACCGAGCCGAGACGAAATCGCCGACGCGATGGCTGAGTTGGGAGTCGGCCGGACGACGCTATTTCGCTGGTTGAAGAGTTTCCGGGAAGACGAGCGGATCGCGGTCCTGATCGAACGCAAGCCGGGTCGGCGACCGGGGATCGATGCTTTCGAACCGGAACTGAAGGTGCTGGTCGATGAAGCCATCCGGACGTTCTATGCCACGCCGGAACGGCCGAGCCTGACGCGGCTGTGGAAGCGCATCGTCGCCGAGTGTCGGCATAGCGGTTTGACGCCGCCAGCGATCAGACGGTTGAAGGCCTATCTTAAGACCTACGATGCGGAAGCGCTGATGCGTCGGCGTGAAGGAAAGGCGCGGACAGAGGCGCAATTCCTGGCCCTGCCTGGCGAGTTTTCCGCGCAGCATCCACTGCAGATCGTCCAGATCGACCATACCAAGGTCGATGTGACGGTGGTCGATCCGATTGAACGACAGCCGATCGGCCGACCTATTCTGACGATTGCCATCGATGTCTGCACGCGCATGGTGCTGGGGTTCTACCTCTCCCTGGAGGCACCTTCGGTGACCTCGGTGGCGCTATGCCTGACGCATGCGATCATTGATAAGACACGCTGGCTTCAGGATCGTGGAATTCCGCTCAAATGGCCAGCGAGCGGCTTGCCCGAGTGTATCCATGTCGACAACGGCGCCGAATTCCACGCCCGTGCGTTCAAGCGGGGCTGCGACGACCACAACATCGTCGTCTCTTATCGGCCGCCAGGAACGCCCCGATTTGGCGGCCATGTCGAACGCCTGATTGGCACGATGATGGGGGCGGTGCATCTGCTGCCCGGCACGCACTTCTCCAACGTGCTGGAGCGGGGCGACTACGATCCCGAGGTGCGGGCCGTGATGACGATGCGTGAGCTCGAGGCCTGGCTGGCGCTGGAGATCATCGCCTACCATACCGACCTGCATCGCGGCATCGGCCGCCCGCCGGTGGCGGCCTGGAACGAAGCCGTATCGGCGCGGCCTGTGCGGCAGGTGCGTGATCCGCTTGCCTTTCTGATCGATTTTCTGCCGTTCGAGCCGCGAGTGCTGCGGCGGACCGGCATCCACATCCACAACATCTGCTATTGGTCGGATGGTTTCGCGCCCTGGATCGGCCGGTGCGACGACAAGGTTCTGGTCAAATATGACCCGAGGGATCTGCACCAGGTGTTCGTCAAGTTGGATGGAAACTATCTGATGGCGCCGACGCGCAATCCCGGACGTCCCGCCATCACGCTGTGGGAACAGAAGGCGGCGTTGCGCGTGCAGCGAGCCCGCGGCCGCAGCGAAATCGACGAGGAGACGATCTTCCAGACGATCGCCGCGCAACGTGCCTTGGTCGACCATGCGACGCGGGAGACTTTGCAAACGCGCCGACTGCGCGCGCGGCGGGCGCATCTGTTGGCAAAGCCGGCGCTGCCGGCCAGCGCGCCGGCGGACGAACCGGTGATCGCCTTGCCACATTTTCCAGTGGAGGTATGGGAATGA
- a CDS encoding TniB family NTP-binding protein, protein MTAYAHLDPAVRAHVDLPERERIEHIRVDRWVNYPRARQALDKLEELLLFPKRARMPNLLIFGASGMGKTMIIEKFVRAHPPRFDETIGIHHRPVIAVQMVASPDEGRFYHRLLSVIGAPPPTRATLGQLETQALRLLQEIAPRMLVIDEVQNLIAGTYREQRRMLNLLRFLGNELRIPLICLGSHEARDAIRGDAHLNSRFEPYGLPPWRHDDDFHGLIGGLLCSLPLRFPSELTDSALKRLVEINGGITASIFRMVIDLATDAILTGTERITPTAILDHRVAAPTTFAAA, encoded by the coding sequence ATGACGGCCTATGCGCACCTCGATCCCGCCGTTCGGGCCCATGTCGACCTGCCCGAGCGCGAGCGTATCGAGCATATCCGGGTGGATCGGTGGGTTAATTATCCGCGTGCCCGACAGGCGCTCGACAAGCTCGAGGAACTGCTCTTGTTTCCCAAACGCGCGCGCATGCCCAATCTGCTGATCTTCGGCGCGTCGGGCATGGGCAAGACAATGATCATCGAGAAGTTCGTACGGGCTCATCCGCCGCGCTTCGACGAGACCATCGGCATCCATCACCGGCCTGTCATCGCCGTGCAGATGGTCGCCTCACCGGACGAGGGACGTTTTTATCACCGCCTGCTTTCGGTAATCGGCGCGCCGCCGCCGACGCGCGCTACGCTTGGGCAGCTCGAAACGCAGGCACTGCGACTGCTGCAGGAAATCGCGCCGCGCATGCTGGTTATCGACGAGGTCCAGAATCTGATCGCCGGCACCTACCGCGAGCAGCGCCGGATGCTCAATCTGCTGCGCTTCCTCGGCAACGAGTTGCGGATCCCACTGATCTGCCTCGGCTCGCACGAGGCGCGCGATGCGATCCGGGGCGACGCCCACCTCAACAGCCGCTTCGAGCCCTACGGTCTGCCACCGTGGCGGCACGACGACGACTTTCACGGGCTGATTGGCGGGCTGCTATGCTCGTTGCCGCTGCGTTTCCCGTCCGAGCTGACGGATAGCGCACTCAAACGGCTCGTGGAGATCAATGGCGGCATCACGGCCTCGATCTTCCGGATGGTGATTGATCTCGCCACGGACGCCATTCTCACCGGAACCGAACGGATCACGCCGACCGCGATCCTCGATCACCGCGTTGCCGCGCCGACGACCTTCGCTGCGGCCTGA